DNA sequence from the Streptomyces cinnabarinus genome:
GACCCCGGTGCATGAGCTGCCCGGTCGAACGTGGGCCCGTATAGAAATGTGGAACATCGTATAGACTTCCAGAGTCCCTGATCATGTTTCCCTGTTCACGCATCTCTGGAGCGCCCCCATGGCGACAGTCCCGACCGCCCTCGCCGGCCGCCACTTCCTCAAGGAGCTGGACTTCACCGAGGAGGAGTTCCGCGGTCTGATCGAGCTGGCTGCCGAGCTGAAGGCCGCGAAGAAGGCCGGGACCGAGATCCAGTACCTGCGTGGCCGGAACATCGCGCTGATCTTCGAGAAGACATCCACCCGCACCCGCTGCGCCTTCGAGGTCGCCGCCGCCGACCAGGGCGCCTCGACGACGTATCTGGACCCCTCCGGCTCACAGATCGGGCACAAGGAGTCGGTCAAGGACACCGCGCGGGTGCTCGGGCGGATGTTCGACGCCATCGAGTACCGCGGGGACAGCCAGGAGAAGGTCGAGGAGCTGGCCGCGTACGCGGGGGTGCCGGTCTACAACGGCCTCACCGACGACTGGCACCCCACCCAGATGCTCGCCGACGTCCTGACGATGCTGGAGCACACCCCGAAGACCCTGGACGACGGCATCGCCTTCGCCTACCTCGGCGACGCCCGCTTCAACATGGGCAACTCCTACTTGATCACCGGCGCCCTGCTCGGCATGGACGTGCGGATCGTCGCGCCGAAGGCTTACTGGCCGGGCGAGGAGGTCGTGGCCGAGGCGCGGCGGCTGGCCGAGGGCAGCGGCGCCGCGATCACGCTCACCGAGTCGGTGGCGGAGGGCGTCCTGGGCGCCGACTTCGTCGCCACCGACGTCTGGGTCTCCATGGGGGAGCCCAAGGAGGTCTGGGACGAGCGGATCAAGGCGCTGGCCCCGTACGCGGTGACCATGGACGTCCTGCGCGCCACCGGCAACCCGGGCGTGAAGTTCCTGCACTGCCTCCCGGCCTTCCACGACCTGGGCACGAAGGTGGGCCGTGAGATCTTCGAGACCCATGGCCTGGACTCGCTGGAGGTCACCGACGAGGTCTTCGAGTCGCCGCACTCGGTGGTCTTCGACGAGGCGGAGAACCGGATGCACACGATCAAGGCGGTGCTGGTCGCGACGCTGGGCCGGGCGGCGGCGTAGGCGGCTACTGCGGGCGGCGCTGGGCGGGCACCGCCGGCAGACGGAACCACACCGCCTTGCCCGACGGAGTCGGCCGGTGGCCGCAGGACGAGCTGAGGGCCCGGATCAGCAGCAGGCCCCGCCCGTGCTCCTGCCAGGGATCGGGCTCGCCGTCGCTCGGGTGCGTGAGATTGCCCGGCGGCGCCGGGTCCGGGTCGTGCACCTCGACCTGGCAGCCGCTCGGCAGCAGCTCCACCACCAGCTCTATGGGCCCCTCGCCCGCCGCGTGCTCCACGGCGTTCGCGACCAGCTCGGCGGTCAGCAGCTCGGCGGTGTCGCCGTCGGCACTGTGCTCCAGCTCGGCCAGAGCGGTACGGACCAGGGCGCGAGCGACCGGCACCGCCGCGGTGGTGTGCGGCAGTGCGATGCGCCAGGAGGCGGGGGAGGGGAGGCGATCGTGCACGGCGGGTCCGTTCATCAAGCAGTCTGTGCTGCTTTCAACCTTATGAATGGTACGGCGCCCGTCGGCAGAGTCCTCAGTCGGGCACCGTCCGGGACCTTCGGCCCCGTAGCGAGCGGCTTACCCGGGTCAACGCTCCGCCTCGCACGTCCGAGCCCGCCGTTACGGGGGTGTCGACGATCCGTGACACCCGGGTCGCGACGGTGACGTATCGCGCCATCCTGACGACAGTCACGGATGGGTGATAAATTCGAGGGGTAGACCTCAGTGAGACAGCGCCGCCCGCAGTCCGCCCGAGGAGGCCGCCCCTCATGAGTCCCTTCACCGGCTCCGCCGCCCGCACCGAACGCTGGCGGCATCTGCGCGTGGAGCTCACGGACGGCGTCGCCACGGTCACCCTCGCCCGCCCGGAGAAGCTCAACGCCCTCACCTTCGGCGCCTACGCCGACCTGCGCGACCTGCTCGCCGAGCTGTCCCGCGAGCGGGCGGTACGGGCCCTGGTGCTGGCCGGGGAGGGGCGCGGATTCTGTTCCGGCGGCGACGTCGACGAGATCATCGGCGCGACCCTCTCCATGGACACGGCCCAGCTG
Encoded proteins:
- a CDS encoding ATP-binding protein; its protein translation is MNGPAVHDRLPSPASWRIALPHTTAAVPVARALVRTALAELEHSADGDTAELLTAELVANAVEHAAGEGPIELVVELLPSGCQVEVHDPDPAPPGNLTHPSDGEPDPWQEHGRGLLLIRALSSSCGHRPTPSGKAVWFRLPAVPAQRRPQ
- the argF gene encoding ornithine carbamoyltransferase, yielding MATVPTALAGRHFLKELDFTEEEFRGLIELAAELKAAKKAGTEIQYLRGRNIALIFEKTSTRTRCAFEVAAADQGASTTYLDPSGSQIGHKESVKDTARVLGRMFDAIEYRGDSQEKVEELAAYAGVPVYNGLTDDWHPTQMLADVLTMLEHTPKTLDDGIAFAYLGDARFNMGNSYLITGALLGMDVRIVAPKAYWPGEEVVAEARRLAEGSGAAITLTESVAEGVLGADFVATDVWVSMGEPKEVWDERIKALAPYAVTMDVLRATGNPGVKFLHCLPAFHDLGTKVGREIFETHGLDSLEVTDEVFESPHSVVFDEAENRMHTIKAVLVATLGRAAA